In the genome of Thermodesulfobacteriota bacterium, the window GGAATAAGTGCGTTTCTAAGCGCATGCTTTAATAGCACTTTGTGTTTCGGAAGGCCTTTTGCGGTTGCGGTCCTTACAAAATCTTCTCTTAATACTTCTAGTAGGCTTCCTTTCTGAAATCTAGATAGATAAGCAAGACTGCCGTAGGTTAAACAAAATACCGGCAGCGCAATATGCCAAAGGAAATTAATGGCTTTCTTGTAGAACGGATAGTTCTCAGCCCCTGGCGAGAGGATTCCATAAACCGGGAACAGATCCCAGTAATCGCCTCCCCCTAAAAAGAAAATTAGAATCATAGCCATCCAAAAACTCGGGATCGAATATAAGATAAATAAAAAGAATGTACTTACCCGCTCAGAGAATCTACCGTGTGACACAGCAGCATACACACCTATAGGTATTGCAATTATATATATCAAAATTATAGAGATTATATTTAGAGCAAGTGTGATTGGAATGCGCTCTGCAATCTTATTTATTACAGGCCTATGGTCTTTATAGGACCTGCCAAAGTCTAAAGTGGCTATCTGCTTTACCCATATCCAGTATCTCTCGTATATGGGCTTGTCCAGTCCGTAGAGCTTTTTAGTCTCTTCTACGATTTGCTGAGTGATAGCTTCAGCTTGTATGCCCTGGTCTAACTGCAGTTTTCTTTCAACCGGATTACCTGGTGCAAGCTGGATTATAAAAAATGTTATGAGAGTTATTCCAAAAAGGGTTGGAATAAGAAGGAG includes:
- a CDS encoding ABC transporter permease; this encodes MRDYIFKRLLLLIPTLFGITLITFFIIQLAPGNPVERKLQLDQGIQAEAITQQIVEETKKLYGLDKPIYERYWIWVKQIATLDFGRSYKDHRPVINKIAERIPITLALNIISIILIYIIAIPIGVYAAVSHGRFSERVSTFFLFILYSIPSFWMAMILIFFLGGGDYWDLFPVYGILSPGAENYPFYKKAINFLWHIALPVFCLTYGSLAYLSRFQKGSLLEVLREDFVRTATAKGLPKHKVLLKHALRNALIP